In Syntrophorhabdales bacterium, the sequence TTCTCCCTCCGACAAAAGATGTTTTGTGGCTCAACATTGCAAAGATCACGCGAATGAGTTTATGGGCCGTCGCGAGAACAGCCTTTTTGTAAATGAGCCCTTCTTCTCTTCTCCTGAAGAAGTAGGCCCTGAAGACTTCACGATTGGTAATGACCTTGGTGGTCATCAGCCAGATGACCCTCCGGAGATGGCGGTTCCCCCTCTTGCTGATCTTGCTTTCTCCTTCGTATTTGCCTGATTGATAGGTCGAAGGATCGAGGCCAGCTGCAGCGATCAGCTTCTTGTCGTTTGCGTAGATCCCTATGTCTCCCCCCATGTCGACCAGGAAGGTCGTCGCGGTATTCTCTCCTATGCCCTCCATAGAGCAGAGGATCTCCGTGTCCTCACGTATCCTTTCGTTGCAGAGGCTGATCAACAGTTCCGTGGTCTCCTTCATCTGTTGTTCTACGTGAAGGAGCAGGGAGGCTTCCTGTTTCAGGACGAGCTCTTTTGCTGCGCTCGCCATCCCCACGGACGATACCGCCGCTGCCATGCGTGCATGGACCGAGGCTTGGGATTTCCTGCCTCGGGACCGACTGATGACGATACCGGCGACCGCAGGGTGACTGGCCTCCTTAAGGGCGTGGGCTGATGGGAACGCAGCGAGAAGGCGAAGAGTAGATTTCGTGAAGACGCCCGTCACGCGTTCGAGTTCCGGGAACGTAACGGAGAGGATCCGCTTCATGTCACTCTTCAGCGAGGTCACCTGATCGGCGAGCTTCTCTCTTCTCCTGGCAAGATCCCGGAGTTCGTTTATGAGGTGAGAAGGTCTGTCCGTGGAGAGCGTCTCCTTCTCCCG encodes:
- a CDS encoding IS110 family transposase, which codes for MALCVGIDVSKEKFDACGIGEGGEKIFSVSCSMDRSGFDRFILQLPADKTTLVIGMESTACYHIPLFSYLTAQDYPVVIINPLLIKNFAKRSLRKTKTDKKDALTIAQFLMREKETLSTDRPSHLINELRDLARRREKLADQVTSLKSDMKRILSVTFPELERVTGVFTKSTLRLLAAFPSAHALKEASHPAVAGIVISRSRGRKSQASVHARMAAAVSSVGMASAAKELVLKQEASLLLHVEQQMKETTELLISLCNERIREDTEILCSMEGIGENTATTFLVDMGGDIGIYANDKKLIAAAGLDPSTYQSGKYEGESKISKRGNRHLRRVIWLMTTKVITNREVFRAYFFRRREEGLIYKKAVLATAHKLIRVIFAMLSHKTSFVGGR